The Klebsiella quasivariicola region GCAGAGCGTCCAGCTCTTTATGCGCCAGTTTGAAATCGTGACCGGCCGGCACCTGGAATTCCACCAGACAGACGTCATCATGGCTGGTGACAATCCGCGCACCGGTACCGGAGGCCAGCACGCGCTCAATGCGCGTGGAGCCCTGTTCCGGCGTATAGCTGCAGCGTAACTGCAGATCGATATCGCTGGCGGAGACCGGCTGCAGCGTGCGGGCATGGAGCACCGGCGCGGCCAGGCGCGCCAGCTCGCTGGCTTCATCCAGACGCAGCAGCGGCAGCAGACAGGCGTCTTTGACCTTACGTGGATCCGCGCTGTACACCCCGGCGACGTCGCTCCAGATGGTGACGCGAGAGGCGCCCGCCAGCGCACCGATCTGCGTGGCGGAGTAGTCAGACCCGTTACGGCCCAGCAGGACGGTTTCTCCGGCCTGGTTGCGGGAGATAAAGCCGGTCACCACCAGACGTTTATTAGGATGCTGCGCCATCAGCTGCTGCAGCAGTGGATAAGATAATCCCTCATCCACCTGCGGCTGCGCGGCGCGTTCCGCGCGCAGGAAAGCGCGGGCGTCAAGCCAGGCGGCTTCCATACCCAGCTGGTTGAGGACCGCCGCCATCAGGCGTGCGGACCAAACTTCCCCATGGCCGACCACTTCCGCATAAACGGCTTCGGTAACCCCGCCGTCCAGCAGGCCTGCCAGACGCTCAAGGTCGTGGATAAAAGCGGCGATCAACGTATCCGCCGCCGCTGGCTCCAGTAAACCGCCAATCAGCTCGGTGTGATAGCGGCGAAGCGACTGCTGGACCTGATGCGCAGCGAGGCGATCGCTCTGGCTAAGTTTAAGCCAGCTGATCAGCTGGTTGGTGGTGCTGCCAGCGGCAGAGACGACCATCATGTCCCCCGCCTGCGAATACTCTGTCATGATCCCCGCGACGCGCAGGTAACATTTCGCATCCGCTAAACTACTCCCACCAAATTTGTGCAGCTGACGACCCTTCGCCCCTGCCTGCGCAATCACACTCATCTTTATTCCTCGTTTGCTGCCCGGAAGCCATTTTCCAGGTCGGCAATTAAATCTTCACCATCTTCAATACCGGTTGAAATACGCAGGAGCGTTTCTGAAATTCCGGCGGCGGCACGCGCTTCAGGCGCCATGCCGGCATGCGTCATGGTTGCCGCATGGGAAATCAGGCTTTCAACGCCCCCCAGCGATTCCGCCAGTGTAAACAGCGACAGCCCGCTCAGGAAACGGCGCAGCGTCTGCTCGTCACCGTCCAGCTCGAAGCTTAACATTGCGCCAAAACCTTTTTGCTGACGCGCCGCAATTTCATGCCCCTGGTTTTCCGGCAGCGACGGATGATACAGCTTTTTCACCAGCGGCTGGGTTTTCAGATACTCAACGATCGCCAGGGCATTACGCTGCGCCACTTCCATACGCGGAGACAGCGTCCGCAAACCGCGCAGCAGCAGGTAGCTATCGAAGGCGCTGCCGGTGACGCCAATATTATTCGCCCACCATGCCAGTTCGGTGACAGTCGCCGGATCTTTGGCAATCACCACCCCGGCCACCACATCGGAGTGGCCATTCAGGTATTTAGTACAGGAATGCAACACCAGATCGGCACCCAGCGCCAGCGGGTTTTGCAGCGCCGGGCTCAGGAAGGTGTTATCGACCACGCTGATCGCCCCGGCCTCGCGCGCCAGGCCGCAGATTTTCGCAATATCCACCACCCGCAGCAATGGATTACTTGGGCTTTCCACCAGCACCAGCTTCGGTTTTTCCGCCAGCGCTGCCCGCAGCGCCTGCTCATCGTTTTGATCGACGAACTGAACGCGATAGCAGCCGCGCTTCGCCAGGCTGTCGAACAGACGGTAGCTGCCGCCGTAGCAGTCGTGCGGCGCCACCAGCAGATCGCCCGGTTTAAGGAACACCGTCGTCACCAGCAGGATCGCCGACATTCCGGTATTGGTCAGCACCGCGCCGGCGCCGCCCTCCAGCTCCGCTAAGGCGCGCTGCACCACATCGCGCGTCGGGTTGCCGCGACGGGAATAATCGTGGGCGCGAGGTTCGTTAAAGCCGGTGAAATTATAGGTGCTGGAAAGGTGGATCGGCGGGACAACGCAACCGTACTGCTCGTCGTCATTTAAACCGCTACGCACTGCGATGGTGGCCTGTTTACGCGTCATGTTGGGAAGTTCCTGGGCTGAGTCGGTGAAAAGTCAGGCTCCAGAGTAATCATTGTCACAATAGACGTCAATACATCTGGACATCTAAACTTCTTTGCGTATAGATTGAGCAAAGTGCAAATAGCCGTTAAAATTATATGCATTAGCGCACGCCGACGGCGGCTTATCTCATGTCAGAAAGCCCGCGCATACGGTAAACTACGCGCAATTATAGCCCGGGCGGAATATTCTGGCCCTTCACTAATAAACAGAGGATTAAGGTATCTCATGGCTGAATGGAGCGGCGAATATATCAGCCCATACGCTGAGCACGGTAAGAAGAGTGAACAAGTAAAGAAAATTACGGTTTCCATTCCTCTGAAGGTGTTAAAAATCCTCACCGATGAACGCACGCGTCGTCAGGTGAATAACCTGCGTCATGCAACCAACAGCGAACTGCTGTGCGAAGCATTCCTGCATGCCTTTACCGGACAACCGTTGCCTAACGATGAAGACCTGCGTAAAGAGCGCAGCGATGAGATCCCGGAAGCGGCAAAAGCGATTATGCGTGAACTGGGGATCGACCCGGATACGTGGGAATACTGAGACGATAAAAAGGGCGGAAGCAATCTTCCGCCCTTTTTCTTTCCCGCCCAGGCAGGCGAGAGAGACAAAAAAGCCGCCCTGAGGCGGCTTTTTCTGGCAACTTACTTGCTGCCCGGGATGCTGAAGCGCTTGTTGAAGCGGTCAACACGGCCACCGGTAGCAACATCACGCTGTTTGCCGGTGAAGAACGGGTGGCATTTGCCGCACACGTCGAGGTTCAGGTCGTGACCAACGGTGGAGCGGATTTTCATGACATTACCGCAAGAACAGGTAGCAGTAATTTCGTCGTAATTTGGGTGAATACCTTTTTTCATGGGAGAACCTCAGTTAAGGCCGCGTCGCTCTTCCAGCCCTAACGCCAGACACCACGCGATATTAGTAATTTCCCGTCGCCTTCTACGCTGCTGACAGCGTGAAGCACGCGGTAATGGTCAATCTTCAATGCGATATAAAGCGCATCAAAGGCGGCGAATCATACAGAATTTGACCAGCATATGCAAACTGATCCGCGCCGCCTTATCGTAATGTGTATACTATCCCGCCAGATTTCAAGTCAGGAAGATGACATGTCCGTCGCCCACGTTGCCCTACCCGTTCCGCTACCGCGCACTTTTGACTACCTGCTGCCTGAAGGCATGGCGGTCAAAGCGGGCTGTCGGGTGCGGGTGCCGTTCGGCAAACAGGAGCGGATCGGCATTGTCGCGGCGGTGAGCGAGCGCAGCGAACTGCCGCTGGATGAGCTAAAACCGGTCGCCGAAGCGCTGGACGACGAGCCGGTCTTCTCCACGACTGTCTGGCGACTGCTGATGTGGGCGGCTGAGTATTACCATCACCCGATCGGCGATGTGCTGTTCCATGCATTACCCGTTATGCTGCGCCAGGGCAAACCCGCCAGCGCCACGCCGCTGTGGTACTGGTTCGCCACCGAGCAGGGGCAGGTTGTCGACCTTAACGGCCTGAAACGCTCCCGGAAGCAGCAGCAGGCGCTGGCGGCGCTGCGCCAGGGTAAAATCTGGCGTCATCAGGTTGGCGAACTGGAATTCAATGAAGCGGCGCTGCAGGCGCTGCGCGGCAAAGGGCTGGCGGAGCTGGCCTGCGAAGCGCCCGCCCTCACCGACTGGCGCAGCGCGTATTCGGTTGCCGGCGAACGCCTGCGCCTGAATACCGAGCAGGCCACCGCCGTCGGGGCGATCCACAGCGCCGCCGATCGTTTCTCCGCCTGGCTGCTGGCGGGTATTACCGGCTCCGGGAAAACGGAAGTCTATTTGAGCGTGCTGGAGAATGTGCTGGCGCAGGGGCGCCAGGCGCTGGTGATGGTGCCGGAGATCGGCCTGACGCCGCAAACCATCGCCCGATTTCGCCAGCGCTTTAACGCGCCGGTGGAAGTGCTGCACTCCGGGCTCAATGACAGCGAACGTCTCTCGGCCTGGCTGAAGGCGAAAAATGGCGAAGCGGCCATTGTGATCGGCACCCGCTCCTCGCTGTTTACCCCATTTAAAGATCTCGGCGTCATCGTCATCGACGAAGAGCATGACAGCTCCTACAAGCAGCAGGAAGGCTGGCGCTACCATGCCCGCGACCTGGCGGTATGGCGCGCCCACAGCGAGCAGATCCCGATAATTCTCGGCTCGGCGACGCCGGCGCTGGAGACTCTGCATAACGTCCGCCAGGGTAAATACCGCCAGTTAACCTTAAGCAAACGCGCGGGCAATGCGCGCCCGGCCCAGCAGCACGTGCTCGATCTCAAAGGGCAACCGCTGCAGGCGGGCCTGTCTCCCGCGCTGATTAGCCGTATGCGCCAGCACCTGCAAGCGGATAACCAGGTGATCCTGTTTCTTAACCGCCGCGGCTTTGCGCCAGCGCTGCTGTGCCACGATTGCGGCTGGATAGCGGAATGCCCGCGCTGCGACAGTTACTATACGTTGCACCAGGCGCAGCACCATCTGCGCTGCCACCATTGCGACAGCCAGCGCCCGATCCCGCGCCAGTGTCCTTCCTGCGGCTCCACGCATCTGGTGCCGGTAGGGATCGGCACCGAGCAGCTGGAGCAGGCCCTGGCGCCGCTGTTCCCTGAGGTGCCTATCTCGCGTATCGACCGCGATACCACCAGCCGCAAAGGAGCGCTGGAGGAGCATCTCGCCGCCGTCCATCGCGGCGGGGCGCGTATTCTGATTGGCACCCAAATGCTGGCCAAAGGGCACCACTTCCCGGACGTCACTCTCGTCTCCCTACTGGATGTCGACGGGGCGCTGTTTTCCGCTGATTTCCGCTCCGCAGAGCGTTTCGCTCAGCTTTATACCCAGGTCTCCGGACGAGCGGGCCGGGCAGGAAAACAGGGCGAGGTCATTCTTCAAACCCACCATCCGGAACACCCTCTACTGCAGACCCTGCTGTATAAAGGCTACGACGCCTTTGCCGAACAGGCGCTGGCAGAGCGGCGGACGATGCAGCTGCCGCCGTGGACCAGCCATGTGCTGATTCGTGCGGAAGACCATAACAACCAGCAGGCGCCGCTGTTTTTACAGCAACTGCGCAATCTGCTGCAGGCCAGCCCGCTGGCCGACGATAAACTGTGGGTGCTCGGTCCGGTTCCGGCGCTGGCGCCGAAGCGCGGTGGACGCTGGCGGTGGCAAATATTGCTGCAGCATCCTTCGCGGGTGCGCCTGCAGCATATCGTCAGCGGTACGCTGGCGCTGATTAACACGCTGCCGGAGGCGAGAAAAGTGAAGTGGGTACTGGATGTCGATCCTATTGAAGGGTAAGGCTTCTCTTGCGAGCCGGATCGAAAAATTCAGCAAGCATCACGTTTTTCATGAAAATTCTGTAACTCACTGCTGCGACTATCTGATAAAAATGATGCAGCAGTTAGCGCCCAAGGGAAATGCCAGCGCCATTCAGCGAGGAGAAACCAGGTGAAGCCCAAAAAACAAGTGGTTGCCGCCACCATGAAAGACGTCGCCCTCAAGGCAAACGTTTCCACGGCAACCGTGTCCCGAGCGTTGATGAACCCTGATAAGGTGTCGCAAGCCACCCGTAACCGGGTCGAGCAGGCGGCGCTGGAAGTCGGCTATTTACCGCAGTCGCTCGGACGCAATATGAAGCGCAACGAATCGCGGACGATCCTCGTGATCGTCCCGGATATCTGCGATCCCTTCTTTAGTGAAGTGATCCGCGGTATTGAAGTCACTGCCGCCGAGCACGGCTATCTGGTGTTAATCGGCGATTGCGCCCACCAGAATCAGAAAGAAAAAACCTTTATCGACCTTATCATCACCAAGCAGATCGACGGCATGGTGCTGCTCAGTTCGCGCCTGCCGTTCGACGCCAGCGTGGAAGAGCAGCGCAATTTGCCGCCGATGGTCATGTCGAACGAGTTCGCGCCGGAGCTGGAGCTACCCACCGTCCACATCGATAACCTGACGGCAGCCTTTAACGCGGTGAATTATCTCCATGAGCTGGGACACCAGCGTATCGGCTGTATCGCCGGCCCGGAAGATATGCCGCTGTGCCATTATCGCCTGCAGGGCTATGTGCAGGCGCTGCGCCGCTGCGGTATCACCGTCGATCCGCACTATATCGCTCGCGGCAACTTTACCTTCGAAGCCGGCGCCAATGCGCTGGAGCAGTTGCTGTCGCAGCCGATACCGCCTACCGCCGTCTTCTGCCATAGCGATGTAATGGCGCTGGGCGCCTTATCGCTGGCGAAACGCCGCGGCCTGAAGGTGCCGGACGACCTGTCAATTGTCGGCTTCGATAACATCGCGTTGTCTGAATTTTGCGACCCGCCGTTGACCACGGTTTCACAGCCACGGTTTGATATCGGCCGTGAAGGAATGCTGCTATTACTGGAGCAAATGCAGGGGCATAACGTGAACAGCGGCTCGCGTCTGCTCGATTGCGAACTGATTGTTCGCGGCAGTACGCAAAAAATCAGACGATAACCATCAGGCTTTCGGGCCTGCTCTTCTGGTCAAAGGCCCGCCGCTTAAGTAACATGGCGGGCTGACGAACGAATATAAGACAGCGAAACGATAGTGGCACAACGAGATTATGTACGCCGCAGCCAACCGGCTTCTTCGCGGCGCAAAAAGAGCACGACCCGAAGCTCAAGGAATAAGCAAAGCAGCCTTCCGGCAATTTCACCGGCGATGGTGGCGATCGCGGCGGCTGTGCTGGTGGCCTTTATCGGTGGCCTCTATTTCATTACGCACCATAAGAAAGAAGAAGCGGAAGCGATGCAAAATCGCCAGGCCGCCGGCAACGGCTTGCCGCCCAAACCGGAAGAGCGCTGGCGCTATATTAAAGAGCTGGAAAGCCGCCAGCCGGGTGTTCGCGCGCCAACCGAACCGACCGCCGGTGGCGAAGTCATGAAACCGGAACAGCTGACCGACGAGCAGCGCCAGCTGCTCGCCCAGATGCAGGCCGATATGCGCCAGCAGCCAACCCAGTTGACCGAAGTGCCGTGGAACGAACAAACGCCGGCGCAGCGCCAGCAGACGCTGCAGCGTCAGCGTTTAGCACAGCAGCAACAGCAGGCGCAACAGCAGCAGTGGACGCAAACTCAGCCGCAGGCCGTTCAACAGCAGCCGCGCGTCCAGCAGCCGAAGCCGGTTCAGCAGCAACAGCCGAAGCAGACCGCGTCGAACCAGCAGCCGTATCAGGATCTGCTGCAGACGCCGGCGCATACCAATACCACGCAGCCGCGTACCCAGGCCGCGGCGCCAGTGACTCGCGTGGAAGAAACGCCGAAAACGACCGCCGAGAAGAAAGACGATCGTAGCTGGATGATCCAGTGCGGCTCCTTTAAGGGCGCTGAGCAGGCCGAAAGCGTCCGCGCTCAGCTGGCTTTTGAAGGGTTTGCTTCGCACATCACCACTAACAACGGCTGGAACCGCGTGGTCATTGGCCCGCTGAAAGGCAAAGAAAGCGCCAACGAGATGATCACCCGCCTGAAGATGGCCGGACACGCGAACTGCATTCGTCTCGCCGCCAGGGGTTGAAACCCTCAAAATCCCCCCCATCTATAATTGCATTCGGCCCCGCGAACAGCGCGGGGCCCCTGTTCCGCTTTTGCAACCAAGGGGTCTGCTCGTGACTACAATTGTAAGTGTTCGCCGTAACGGCCATGTTGTTATTGCCGGTGATGGCCAGGCCACGCTGGGCAACACCGTGATGAAGGGCAACGTGAAAAAAGTGCGTCGTCTGTACAACGATAAAGTGATTGCCGGTTTTGCTGGCGGCACTGCTGATGCCTTCACGCTGTTCGAACTGTTTGAACGTAAACTGGAAATGCACCAGGGCCATCTGGTGAAGGCCGCCGTTGAGCTGGCCAAAGACTGGCGAACCGATCGGATGTTGCGCAAGCTGGAAGCGCTGCTGGCCGTCGCAGACGAAAACGCGTCGCTCATCATCACCGGTAACGGCGACGTGGTACAGCCAGAAAACGATTTGATTGCTATCGGCTCCGGCGGTCCTTACGCCCAGGCCGCGGCCCGCGCGCTGCTGGAAAATACCGATATGGGCGCGCGCGACATCGCCGAGAAAGCGTTGGATATTGCAGGTGATATCTGCATCTATACCAACCATTTCCACACCATCGAAGAATTACCTTCTAAAGCGTAAGGATCTCCCATGTCTGAAATGACCCCACGCGAAATTGTCAGCGAACTGGACAAACACATTATCGGCCAGGACGCCGCCAAGCGTTCTGTTGCTATCGCCCTGCGTAACCGCTGGCGCCGGATGCAGCTTAACGAAGAGCTGCGTCATGAAGTCACGCCGAAAAACATTCTGATGATCGGCCCAACCGGCGTCGGTAAAACCGAGATTGCCCGTCGTCTGGCAAAACTGGCCAACGCGCCGTTTATTAAAGTTGAAGCGACCAAGTTCACCGAAGTGGGCTATGTCGGTAAAGAAGTGGACTCGATCATCCGCGATCTGACCGACGCAGCGATCAAAATGGTGCGCATGCAGTCCATCGATAAAAACCGTTACCGCGCGGAAGAGCTGGCGGAAGAGCGCGTGCTTGACGTGCTGATCCCTCCGGCGAAAAACAACTGGGGCCAGG contains the following coding sequences:
- the metJ gene encoding met regulon transcriptional regulator MetJ; amino-acid sequence: MAEWSGEYISPYAEHGKKSEQVKKITVSIPLKVLKILTDERTRRQVNNLRHATNSELLCEAFLHAFTGQPLPNDEDLRKERSDEIPEAAKAIMRELGIDPDTWEY
- the metB gene encoding cystathionine gamma-synthase; translated protein: MTRKQATIAVRSGLNDDEQYGCVVPPIHLSSTYNFTGFNEPRAHDYSRRGNPTRDVVQRALAELEGGAGAVLTNTGMSAILLVTTVFLKPGDLLVAPHDCYGGSYRLFDSLAKRGCYRVQFVDQNDEQALRAALAEKPKLVLVESPSNPLLRVVDIAKICGLAREAGAISVVDNTFLSPALQNPLALGADLVLHSCTKYLNGHSDVVAGVVIAKDPATVTELAWWANNIGVTGSAFDSYLLLRGLRTLSPRMEVAQRNALAIVEYLKTQPLVKKLYHPSLPENQGHEIAARQQKGFGAMLSFELDGDEQTLRRFLSGLSLFTLAESLGGVESLISHAATMTHAGMAPEARAAAGISETLLRISTGIEDGEDLIADLENGFRAANEE
- the rpmE gene encoding 50S ribosomal protein L31 is translated as MKKGIHPNYDEITATCSCGNVMKIRSTVGHDLNLDVCGKCHPFFTGKQRDVATGGRVDRFNKRFSIPGSK
- the ftsN gene encoding cell division protein FtsN; protein product: MAQRDYVRRSQPASSRRKKSTTRSSRNKQSSLPAISPAMVAIAAAVLVAFIGGLYFITHHKKEEAEAMQNRQAAGNGLPPKPEERWRYIKELESRQPGVRAPTEPTAGGEVMKPEQLTDEQRQLLAQMQADMRQQPTQLTEVPWNEQTPAQRQQTLQRQRLAQQQQQAQQQQWTQTQPQAVQQQPRVQQPKPVQQQQPKQTASNQQPYQDLLQTPAHTNTTQPRTQAAAPVTRVEETPKTTAEKKDDRSWMIQCGSFKGAEQAESVRAQLAFEGFASHITTNNGWNRVVIGPLKGKESANEMITRLKMAGHANCIRLAARG
- the hslV gene encoding ATP-dependent protease subunit HslV is translated as MTTIVSVRRNGHVVIAGDGQATLGNTVMKGNVKKVRRLYNDKVIAGFAGGTADAFTLFELFERKLEMHQGHLVKAAVELAKDWRTDRMLRKLEALLAVADENASLIITGNGDVVQPENDLIAIGSGGPYAQAAARALLENTDMGARDIAEKALDIAGDICIYTNHFHTIEELPSKA
- the priA gene encoding primosomal protein N', encoding MSVAHVALPVPLPRTFDYLLPEGMAVKAGCRVRVPFGKQERIGIVAAVSERSELPLDELKPVAEALDDEPVFSTTVWRLLMWAAEYYHHPIGDVLFHALPVMLRQGKPASATPLWYWFATEQGQVVDLNGLKRSRKQQQALAALRQGKIWRHQVGELEFNEAALQALRGKGLAELACEAPALTDWRSAYSVAGERLRLNTEQATAVGAIHSAADRFSAWLLAGITGSGKTEVYLSVLENVLAQGRQALVMVPEIGLTPQTIARFRQRFNAPVEVLHSGLNDSERLSAWLKAKNGEAAIVIGTRSSLFTPFKDLGVIVIDEEHDSSYKQQEGWRYHARDLAVWRAHSEQIPIILGSATPALETLHNVRQGKYRQLTLSKRAGNARPAQQHVLDLKGQPLQAGLSPALISRMRQHLQADNQVILFLNRRGFAPALLCHDCGWIAECPRCDSYYTLHQAQHHLRCHHCDSQRPIPRQCPSCGSTHLVPVGIGTEQLEQALAPLFPEVPISRIDRDTTSRKGALEEHLAAVHRGGARILIGTQMLAKGHHFPDVTLVSLLDVDGALFSADFRSAERFAQLYTQVSGRAGRAGKQGEVILQTHHPEHPLLQTLLYKGYDAFAEQALAERRTMQLPPWTSHVLIRAEDHNNQQAPLFLQQLRNLLQASPLADDKLWVLGPVPALAPKRGGRWRWQILLQHPSRVRLQHIVSGTLALINTLPEARKVKWVLDVDPIEG
- the cytR gene encoding DNA-binding transcriptional regulator CytR — translated: MKPKKQVVAATMKDVALKANVSTATVSRALMNPDKVSQATRNRVEQAALEVGYLPQSLGRNMKRNESRTILVIVPDICDPFFSEVIRGIEVTAAEHGYLVLIGDCAHQNQKEKTFIDLIITKQIDGMVLLSSRLPFDASVEEQRNLPPMVMSNEFAPELELPTVHIDNLTAAFNAVNYLHELGHQRIGCIAGPEDMPLCHYRLQGYVQALRRCGITVDPHYIARGNFTFEAGANALEQLLSQPIPPTAVFCHSDVMALGALSLAKRRGLKVPDDLSIVGFDNIALSEFCDPPLTTVSQPRFDIGREGMLLLLEQMQGHNVNSGSRLLDCELIVRGSTQKIRR